In the Leptospira fainei serovar Hurstbridge str. BUT 6 genome, ATACCTTGTCCGCCGTCTTGAAATACTCCGCCTTCGATTCTTTTGCTCGAACCGTCGGGCAAAAAATCCGTCCATTGAAAATTAGGAACATTAATTTTTCCAAAATAATAGGCGGCAGAGAGAGCCGACCACGAAATTACTTCATAAAGCGAATGCGTTCCATCGTAAGCGTCCCAGGACTTCAAAAAATGGGTCCTCTGAGAACAAAGATTAAACGATGTCGCCATAAAACGAGTCTTCAAATCTTTCATTAACAACGTTTCTAAGGGCTTACCATCGAAAGTTTTCGTAGCTTTGATTTGATCGATGAATGGATTTCGATCATATTTCCCTCTAAGCCAGTTCCCGGGATTCCATCGGGTTCTCGGAGAGAACAAATCCGCACCTTTCTTAATATACAGATCTGCAATCGCTTGCGCCGGAACTCCCGCTGCGATGGCACCTCCGATAATCGCTCCCGTAGAAGACCCCGTTATGAGATCGAATGATTCGGCCAATGTAGTTTGCATTACTTCTTTCAGAAGACGCTCCAGCTTTACAAGGACCAAAGCCGGCATAATACCTAATATTCCGCCACCATCAATTTGTAATATTCGTTTCATATAATGCCTCAAATTCCCTTCGGTCGAAGTTTGTATAAATTATTTCTCTTCATTAGAATAGTCAAGACGGCCATTTCGCTACGTATTATTGTTTCCCGCAATGAAGAAAAATATGCAGGATCGGTTAAAAGTGTAACGATGGAAATTTTGTTCTTTACGGTGATTTGAGAGAGGAAATAATATTCTTCCGTTTGGCATATCCGTAAGCCGCTAAGCAATAATGCTCGATCCATCTTCGGTTCTCTTAAATTCTAAGGGTATCCTATAGATCGCTTTCGGAAAAGAGAAGAAAGCCTAAAGAGTAACGATTTGGCGCCCGAGGGATCGACTCTAATTAGATGTATCCGATAATCGCATCCGACACATTGCTAAATCTTCTCCGCAGCTAAAAAGATTTTGAGTAATTGAATTTTGCAGATTGTCCATTTTTTGGATAATATTTAGCGATTGAACATTTCTACACAAACCATTTCAAATAAGTTAATAATAATTCATCCCTTTTATTATGAATACGTAAACTGGAACTCGAACAGATCGGAGCATGCTCTATAATGTCGCTTAAATTCGGAAATCATACCGAAGTTTAATTTCGAATTCTAATCCAAGTTCTAATTATTTTCAAAAGCTAACCGACTATTTCTCACCGTGAATGGAGTCGGGCGACTTAGTAATAGGAAAGGAAAATATGGTGATTGGCTCCTTCTTTCACTCTCTTAAAAAGCGAAATTGAATACGACCCGTTTTAGACTTTGCGAAGACCTTAATCTGATGAGTGATTCGCTTATACATAAGCTTCCCCAGGGTTGAATTTTGACGATTTCGAATCGGGTCTTTGTGTAAAAAATGTCTAAACAAATTAATCAATTTGTCAAAACGATGCAAATGAAATGAATCTTTAATTTTGCTATTTAATACTTAAAATTCCTTCCTGAAACTCCTAGTGAAGCATTACGAATAATGGAATTTATTTTCTAAAGTTAAGAAATAATTTTTATATTGACTTTCCCCGAAAATTCGGTAAACAATCCGGGCCCTTTCCTTCGATTAATCGTGATTTCGAATGAATAAATTTCATATTTTTAGATGTTTCATTGTAGCGAGTTTGTATTTCGCTCTAGGATCGGTAAGAGGGCAAAATTCACCGGAACCCATATATATCGGGCAATTTCAATCTTTCGATTCCAAATTAGAACCGGATATCTCAAAGAGACTCGTTGAAAAGTTGAAGAGTCAATTTGAAATATTACGTTATTCCGTCGAGATTCTTCCGCCTTTGAATCCCGAAGAGAATTTTAAACGAATGTCGAAAGGCAACCTCTACTTGACCGGCTTTTATCGAAGAGAAAAAAACACCGGCAAGCTGATATTGTACGGCCAGATTTATAATTCCGAAAAAGGATTTTTGATCGATGCCTATAATAGTTATAACGAAGTTCAGGGATTAGAGGAAATCAAGAATGATTTACCGAAAGACGAGGGCCATCAATCGGACGAGAACGTAATAGATCAGTTCACTCAAAAAATTGTCCTGTCCGTAAGAATTAACAAGAATAAGCAAGAAAGAAGGGAAAATATAAACGAATATATTCTTTCAAATCCTATTAGTAAGAAATATATTTTTCCCGTTCAAAAAGAAGACATCAAGAAATCAACGGAGCAAGTATTTAACCTACTCCAATCACAGGTCACGACTGCCTCCACGAAAACGGAATTACCTACTCACGATGCGCCTGACTTGGTTTCGGTGATAAGCGACAAAGAGTTACTGCATTACGGCAGGATTTCATTGAATAATGTGTTGGGAAACTTGCCGGGTTACGCGCCTTCCCAAGACTATGATCGGAATACGGTTAGTTACAGGGGGATGTTCGAAGGTTGGAATAATAACCATCTTCTAATGCTCGTGGATGGAGTTCAGTTTAACGATAATTTATACGGTTCGGCGTTAACTTCCGAAATAACTCCGCTCAATATGCTTAAATCCGTCGAAGTGGTCCGAGGACCCGGATCGGCCTTGTACGGTAGTAATGCCATGAACGGAATCATTTCTTTGAATACCTATTCT is a window encoding:
- a CDS encoding patatin-like phospholipase family protein, with protein sequence MKRILQIDGGGILGIMPALVLVKLERLLKEVMQTTLAESFDLITGSSTGAIIGGAIAAGVPAQAIADLYIKKGADLFSPRTRWNPGNWLRGKYDRNPFIDQIKATKTFDGKPLETLLMKDLKTRFMATSFNLCSQRTHFLKSWDAYDGTHSLYEVISWSALSAAYYFGKINVPNFQWTDFLPDGSSKRIEGGVFQDGGQGINNNTIHYILTEILANSWYQEGVVILSLGTGNKDSYVSYSQASKTDFLGQIFKYPFQARAESTIDQVLAAQYLAKLNDSIRFHRFDTILPDDENELDKVDYIDHFVEYGQRMAEAVDLGFLQKYFKGDTA